Proteins from a single region of Oncorhynchus keta strain PuntledgeMale-10-30-2019 chromosome 20, Oket_V2, whole genome shotgun sequence:
- the sall3b gene encoding sal-like protein 3b isoform X1, with protein MSRRKQAKPQHLKLDEEALQTDVATEHALLEGMDEEERRSGIEETHVCRNIAEYFTWAELYEHQRSCTEDLPQVLIVKEDERIPEPEGSPAGSSPTLSLAILSLAHRDSADMESADGGLELVEPMNYNDNDSADMLEEMNMGEKEDESMEVEQQHHDKYKSSSPQNPPDITELAVPSAQSSSVTSSMPSTNVTLEILHGTRVAVAQFSQSLHSSGAGGKAATAAIPVILEHLLALQQQQVHQLQLIEQIRSQVAFMNRQPTQTALNPVSRALSLAPNPFPSQGLITPPVLPLSGTIPSAVNGQASVSSASVLERSHTLSKQTSYGQAHMRDARCTSAPSDDSAPPPTSCNNISSLHPPCMGSYSHTSSSCTQTLTSSSPLSMQDQSNSLLSSPSSLPFLPQSPPSSVIFPNPLVSIAATTNALDPLSALMKHHRNGKLPSVSMFDTKPSPEEPFFKHKCRFCAKVFGSDSALQIHLRSHTGERPFKCNLCGNRFSTKGNLKVHFQRHKEKYPRVQMNPYPVPEYLDNVPTSSGIPYGMSFPPEKTGATWLDSKPVSATVPTSMGIQLPFTLTTMGSSSGSLSVTPPIKSHFRPSPALSECVSLSLNTTGNETSVPTALESPQSNQEGESSHVLKAEEIHLSQNWMTRPRVSPLTVATSKAMTITTSTPEPSARTSNFSPLSLASDPFKATFPFGGLLDSMQTSETSKLQQLVENIDKKITDPNQCILCHRVLSCQSALKMHYRIHTGERPFKCKVCGRAFTTKGNLNTHIGVHRANPPLRVQHSCPICQKKFTNAVVLQQHIRMHMGGQISNSPLMDCLQDLDNDLSFHEKNFDSLNNYDNDLMYDNSMGEEEDDDEEEEEVENMEGGVDTLNLLSSVSSSPPNSDAVVFSIAALENQMKMIDSTMNLNHSFGLKSMMNGFMDSERRASIHSSIMGEGQNHNAAGSPTVSESSTCMHVPVSPAQSNSEVQLCNSPSGKHSGESQEITASVKSEQFDSPTSTPVLENGVTLDLRGLQPNRQCVKQESPYSTLFLSKERGSSQSIPSLITSIAPRIIKSEMNGHHRPMNFNEGLHHPFSLQVPAAPPSLVSPGITSLLGPPQLRRTPKQHNCHACGKNFSSASALQIHERTHTGEKPFGCSICGRAFTTKGNLKVHMGTHMWNNAPARRGRRLSVENPLALLGGEAAMKFGEMFQKDLTERAMNVDPGFWNRYASAITNGLAMKKNEISVIQNGGILQLYPMTAGMDRVSTGGSPPMTSLGKTAMDLGINRPDTFLC; from the exons ATGTCCCGCCGCAAGCAAGCGAAGCCACAACATCTCAAATTGGACGAAGAAGCGTTGCAAACTGACGTCGCCACAGAACATG CTCTATTGGAGGGAATGGATGAGGAGGAGCGCCGCAGTGGCATTGAGGAAACCCATGTGTGTAGAAACATTGCTGAGTACTTCACCTGGGCCGAACTGTATGAGCACCAGAGAAGCTGCACAGAGGACCTTCCTCAGGTCCTCATTGTGAAGGAAGATGAGAGGATCCCTGAACCTGAGGGGTCCCCAGCTGGATCCTCTCCAACCCTCAGCCTGGCCATTCTTAGCCTGGCCCACAGGGACTCAGCAGACATGGAGTCAGCGGACGGGGGCCTTGAACTGGTGGAGCCTATGAATTATAATGATAATGACAGCGCAGATATGTTAGAGGAGATGAACATGGGTGAGAAGGAGGATGAATCCATGGAGGTGGAGCAGCAGCACCACGACAAATATAAGTCATCTAGCCCCCAGAATCCCCCAGATATAACTGAGTTGGCTGTCCCTTCAGCTCAGTCGTCCTCTGTGACTAGCAGCATGCCCAGTACGAACGTAACGCTGGAGATCCTCCACGGTACCCGGGTGGCTGTTGCCCAGTTCTCCCAGAGCCTCCACAGTAGTGGGGCAGGAGGGAAGGCGGCCACAGCGGCCATCCCAGTGATCCTAGAGCACCTGCTGGCTTTGCAGCAGCAACAGGTCCACCAGTTGCAGCTTATTGAGCAGATCCGTAGCCAGGTGGCCTTCATGAACAGACAGCCCACACAAACAGCACTAAACCCAGTCTCCAGGGCCCTATCACTGGCACCAAACCCTTTCCCCTCCCAAGGCCTCATCACTCCCCCTGTCCTACCACTGTCTGGGACCATACCCTCTGCTGTTAATGGGCAAGCGTCTGTGTCTTCGGCATCTGTGCTTGAAAGGTCCCACACACTCTCCAAACAAACTTCATATGGACAGGCCCACATGAGAGATGCTAGATGTACCTCAGCTCCCTCTGACGACTCTGCCCCTCCCCCTACTAGCTGCAACAATATTTCCTCATTACATCCTCCCTGCATGGGTTCATACTCACACACAAGCAGTAGCTGTACTCAGACCCTGACCTCGTCCAGCCCACTCTCCATGCAGGACCAGAGCAACAGTCTCCTCAGCTCACCATCCAGCCTGCCGTTTCTACCTCAGAGCCCCCCCAGCAGTGTCATCTTCCCCAACCCCCTGGTCAGCATCGCAGCCACGACTAATGCCCTCGACCCCCTCTCCGCCCTGATGAAGCACCACCGGAATGGCAAGCTGCCCAGTGTGTCCATGTTCGACACCAAGCCCAGCCCCGAGGAGCCCTTTTTCAAGCATAAGTGCAGGTTCTGCGCCAAAGTGTTTGGCAGCGACAGCGCACTGCAGATCCACCTGCGCTCTCACACTGGGGAGAGGCCCTTCAAGTGCAACCTCTGCGGCAATCGCTTCTCCACTAAAGGGAACCTGAAAGTCCACTTCCAGAGACACAAAGAAAAGTATCCCCGTGTTCAGATGAACCCTTATCCAGTGCCGGAATATTTAGACAATGTGCCAACGAGCTCTGGCATTCCCTATGGCATGTCATTCCCTCCTGAAAAAACAGGAGCCACTTGGCTGGATAGCAAGCCTGTTTCAGCGACGGTACCCACCTCTATGGGCATTCAGCTTCCCTTCACTCTCACTACTATGGGAAGCTCAAGTGGATCTCTAAGTGTCACACCACCCATCAAATCTCATTTTAGGCCTTCCCCAGCCTTAAGTGAATGTGTGTCTTTGTCGCTGAACACTACAGGCAATGAAACTAGTGTTCCCACAGCTTTAGAGTCTCCACAGTCTAATCAGGAGGGGGAATCCTCCCATGTCTTGAAAGCAGAGGAAATTCATCTGTCCCAGAACTGGATGACTAGACCCAGGGTGAGTCCACTTACTGTGGCAACAAGTAAAGCCATGACTATTACCACATCCACACCTGAGCCCAGTGCTCGGACTTCCAACTTTTCACCACTTTCCCTGGCCTCTGACCCGTTCAAAGCAACGTTTCCATTCGGTGGCCTCCTGGACTCTATGCAAACGTCAGAGACCTCAAAGCTCCAGCAGCTGGTGGAGAACATAGACAAGAAGATAACAGACCCCAACCAGTGTATCCTCTGTCACCGTGTGCTCAGCTGCCAAAGCGCGCTGAAGATGCACTACCGTATCCACACTGGGGAGAGGCCCTTTAAATGTAAGGTGTGTGGCAGGGCTTTCACCACCAAAGGAAACCTGAATACACACATTGGTGTCCACAGAGCAAACCCTCCTCTCCGGGTTCAACATTCATGCCCCATCTGCCAGAAGAAGTTCACCAACGCTGTAGTTCTACAGCAGCACATCCGCATGCATATGGGGGGTCAGATCTCAAACTCACCCTTAATGGACTGCCTACAGGACCTCGACAATGATCTCTCCTTCCACGAGAAGAACTTTGACAGCCTGAATAACTATGACAATGACCTCATGTATGACAACTCcatgggggaggaagaggatgatgatgaagaagaagaagaggtagaAAATATGGAGGGGGGTGTTGATACCCTTAATCTCCTGAGCTCTGTCTCTAGTTCTCCTCCCAACTCTGATGCTGTTGTCTTCAGCATAGCTGCACTGGAGAACCAAATGAAAATGATAGACTCCACCATGAACCTAAACCACTCCTTTGGGCTAAAGTCAATGATGAATGGTTTTATGGACAGTGAGCGCCGTGCTTCTATCCACTCCTCTATAATGGGAGAAGGACAGAATCACAATGCAGCCGGCAGCCCAACTGTGTCTGAATCGTCCACCTGTATGCATGTACCAGTGTCACCTGCGCAAAGCAATTCTGAGGTCCAACTCTGCAATTCCCCATCTGGGAAGCACAGTGGAGAGTCCCAAGAGATCACAGCCTCAGTGAAGAGTGAGCAATTCGATTCGCCCACCTCAACTCCGGTACTGGAAAATGGAGTGACTTTGGATCTGAGAGGGTTGCAACCTAACAGGCAGTGTGTGAAACAGGAGAGTCCTTACAGTACGCTGTTCTTGAGTAAAGAACGTG GTTCCAGCCAAAGCATTCCTAGCCTGATTACCAGCATTGCGCCAAGGATAATCAAATCTGAAATGAATGGGCACCATCGACCAATGAACTTCAACGAGGGGCTGCATCATCCATTCAGCCTCCAGGTCCCTGCTGCTCCTCCATCTCTGGTGAGCCCAGGAATCACCTCTCTGCTTGGGCCACCTCAACTTCGACGGACCCCGAAGCAACACAACTGCCATGCGTGTGGAAAGAACTTCTCCTCAGCCAGCGCTCTACAGATCCATGAGCGGacccacacaggggagaaacctttCGGTTGCTCCATCTGTGGCAGGGCATTCACAACTAAAGGAAACCTGAAG GTACACATGGGCACTCATATGTGGAACAACGCACCAGCCAGAAGAGGCAGGCGTCTGTCGGTGGAGAACCCCTTGGCCTTGCTGGGTGGGGAAGCTGCCATGAAGTTCGGAGAGATGTTTCAGAAGGACCTGACGGAACGGGCCATGAACGTGGATCCAGGGTTCTGGAACCGCTACGCATCAGCTATAACCAACGGCCTAGCCATGAAGAAGAATGAGATCTCAGTGATCCAGAATGGGGGGATTCTACAGCTTTATCCCATGACGGCAGGCATGGACAGAGTCAGCACTGGGGGTAGCCCACCAATGACCAGTCTTGGAAAGACAGCCATGGACCTTGGAATTAACCGACCCGACACTTTTCTATGTTAA
- the sall3b gene encoding sal-like protein 3b isoform X2, with product MDEEERRSGIEETHVCRNIAEYFTWAELYEHQRSCTEDLPQVLIVKEDERIPEPEGSPAGSSPTLSLAILSLAHRDSADMESADGGLELVEPMNYNDNDSADMLEEMNMGEKEDESMEVEQQHHDKYKSSSPQNPPDITELAVPSAQSSSVTSSMPSTNVTLEILHGTRVAVAQFSQSLHSSGAGGKAATAAIPVILEHLLALQQQQVHQLQLIEQIRSQVAFMNRQPTQTALNPVSRALSLAPNPFPSQGLITPPVLPLSGTIPSAVNGQASVSSASVLERSHTLSKQTSYGQAHMRDARCTSAPSDDSAPPPTSCNNISSLHPPCMGSYSHTSSSCTQTLTSSSPLSMQDQSNSLLSSPSSLPFLPQSPPSSVIFPNPLVSIAATTNALDPLSALMKHHRNGKLPSVSMFDTKPSPEEPFFKHKCRFCAKVFGSDSALQIHLRSHTGERPFKCNLCGNRFSTKGNLKVHFQRHKEKYPRVQMNPYPVPEYLDNVPTSSGIPYGMSFPPEKTGATWLDSKPVSATVPTSMGIQLPFTLTTMGSSSGSLSVTPPIKSHFRPSPALSECVSLSLNTTGNETSVPTALESPQSNQEGESSHVLKAEEIHLSQNWMTRPRVSPLTVATSKAMTITTSTPEPSARTSNFSPLSLASDPFKATFPFGGLLDSMQTSETSKLQQLVENIDKKITDPNQCILCHRVLSCQSALKMHYRIHTGERPFKCKVCGRAFTTKGNLNTHIGVHRANPPLRVQHSCPICQKKFTNAVVLQQHIRMHMGGQISNSPLMDCLQDLDNDLSFHEKNFDSLNNYDNDLMYDNSMGEEEDDDEEEEEVENMEGGVDTLNLLSSVSSSPPNSDAVVFSIAALENQMKMIDSTMNLNHSFGLKSMMNGFMDSERRASIHSSIMGEGQNHNAAGSPTVSESSTCMHVPVSPAQSNSEVQLCNSPSGKHSGESQEITASVKSEQFDSPTSTPVLENGVTLDLRGLQPNRQCVKQESPYSTLFLSKERGSSQSIPSLITSIAPRIIKSEMNGHHRPMNFNEGLHHPFSLQVPAAPPSLVSPGITSLLGPPQLRRTPKQHNCHACGKNFSSASALQIHERTHTGEKPFGCSICGRAFTTKGNLKVHMGTHMWNNAPARRGRRLSVENPLALLGGEAAMKFGEMFQKDLTERAMNVDPGFWNRYASAITNGLAMKKNEISVIQNGGILQLYPMTAGMDRVSTGGSPPMTSLGKTAMDLGINRPDTFLC from the exons ATGGATGAGGAGGAGCGCCGCAGTGGCATTGAGGAAACCCATGTGTGTAGAAACATTGCTGAGTACTTCACCTGGGCCGAACTGTATGAGCACCAGAGAAGCTGCACAGAGGACCTTCCTCAGGTCCTCATTGTGAAGGAAGATGAGAGGATCCCTGAACCTGAGGGGTCCCCAGCTGGATCCTCTCCAACCCTCAGCCTGGCCATTCTTAGCCTGGCCCACAGGGACTCAGCAGACATGGAGTCAGCGGACGGGGGCCTTGAACTGGTGGAGCCTATGAATTATAATGATAATGACAGCGCAGATATGTTAGAGGAGATGAACATGGGTGAGAAGGAGGATGAATCCATGGAGGTGGAGCAGCAGCACCACGACAAATATAAGTCATCTAGCCCCCAGAATCCCCCAGATATAACTGAGTTGGCTGTCCCTTCAGCTCAGTCGTCCTCTGTGACTAGCAGCATGCCCAGTACGAACGTAACGCTGGAGATCCTCCACGGTACCCGGGTGGCTGTTGCCCAGTTCTCCCAGAGCCTCCACAGTAGTGGGGCAGGAGGGAAGGCGGCCACAGCGGCCATCCCAGTGATCCTAGAGCACCTGCTGGCTTTGCAGCAGCAACAGGTCCACCAGTTGCAGCTTATTGAGCAGATCCGTAGCCAGGTGGCCTTCATGAACAGACAGCCCACACAAACAGCACTAAACCCAGTCTCCAGGGCCCTATCACTGGCACCAAACCCTTTCCCCTCCCAAGGCCTCATCACTCCCCCTGTCCTACCACTGTCTGGGACCATACCCTCTGCTGTTAATGGGCAAGCGTCTGTGTCTTCGGCATCTGTGCTTGAAAGGTCCCACACACTCTCCAAACAAACTTCATATGGACAGGCCCACATGAGAGATGCTAGATGTACCTCAGCTCCCTCTGACGACTCTGCCCCTCCCCCTACTAGCTGCAACAATATTTCCTCATTACATCCTCCCTGCATGGGTTCATACTCACACACAAGCAGTAGCTGTACTCAGACCCTGACCTCGTCCAGCCCACTCTCCATGCAGGACCAGAGCAACAGTCTCCTCAGCTCACCATCCAGCCTGCCGTTTCTACCTCAGAGCCCCCCCAGCAGTGTCATCTTCCCCAACCCCCTGGTCAGCATCGCAGCCACGACTAATGCCCTCGACCCCCTCTCCGCCCTGATGAAGCACCACCGGAATGGCAAGCTGCCCAGTGTGTCCATGTTCGACACCAAGCCCAGCCCCGAGGAGCCCTTTTTCAAGCATAAGTGCAGGTTCTGCGCCAAAGTGTTTGGCAGCGACAGCGCACTGCAGATCCACCTGCGCTCTCACACTGGGGAGAGGCCCTTCAAGTGCAACCTCTGCGGCAATCGCTTCTCCACTAAAGGGAACCTGAAAGTCCACTTCCAGAGACACAAAGAAAAGTATCCCCGTGTTCAGATGAACCCTTATCCAGTGCCGGAATATTTAGACAATGTGCCAACGAGCTCTGGCATTCCCTATGGCATGTCATTCCCTCCTGAAAAAACAGGAGCCACTTGGCTGGATAGCAAGCCTGTTTCAGCGACGGTACCCACCTCTATGGGCATTCAGCTTCCCTTCACTCTCACTACTATGGGAAGCTCAAGTGGATCTCTAAGTGTCACACCACCCATCAAATCTCATTTTAGGCCTTCCCCAGCCTTAAGTGAATGTGTGTCTTTGTCGCTGAACACTACAGGCAATGAAACTAGTGTTCCCACAGCTTTAGAGTCTCCACAGTCTAATCAGGAGGGGGAATCCTCCCATGTCTTGAAAGCAGAGGAAATTCATCTGTCCCAGAACTGGATGACTAGACCCAGGGTGAGTCCACTTACTGTGGCAACAAGTAAAGCCATGACTATTACCACATCCACACCTGAGCCCAGTGCTCGGACTTCCAACTTTTCACCACTTTCCCTGGCCTCTGACCCGTTCAAAGCAACGTTTCCATTCGGTGGCCTCCTGGACTCTATGCAAACGTCAGAGACCTCAAAGCTCCAGCAGCTGGTGGAGAACATAGACAAGAAGATAACAGACCCCAACCAGTGTATCCTCTGTCACCGTGTGCTCAGCTGCCAAAGCGCGCTGAAGATGCACTACCGTATCCACACTGGGGAGAGGCCCTTTAAATGTAAGGTGTGTGGCAGGGCTTTCACCACCAAAGGAAACCTGAATACACACATTGGTGTCCACAGAGCAAACCCTCCTCTCCGGGTTCAACATTCATGCCCCATCTGCCAGAAGAAGTTCACCAACGCTGTAGTTCTACAGCAGCACATCCGCATGCATATGGGGGGTCAGATCTCAAACTCACCCTTAATGGACTGCCTACAGGACCTCGACAATGATCTCTCCTTCCACGAGAAGAACTTTGACAGCCTGAATAACTATGACAATGACCTCATGTATGACAACTCcatgggggaggaagaggatgatgatgaagaagaagaagaggtagaAAATATGGAGGGGGGTGTTGATACCCTTAATCTCCTGAGCTCTGTCTCTAGTTCTCCTCCCAACTCTGATGCTGTTGTCTTCAGCATAGCTGCACTGGAGAACCAAATGAAAATGATAGACTCCACCATGAACCTAAACCACTCCTTTGGGCTAAAGTCAATGATGAATGGTTTTATGGACAGTGAGCGCCGTGCTTCTATCCACTCCTCTATAATGGGAGAAGGACAGAATCACAATGCAGCCGGCAGCCCAACTGTGTCTGAATCGTCCACCTGTATGCATGTACCAGTGTCACCTGCGCAAAGCAATTCTGAGGTCCAACTCTGCAATTCCCCATCTGGGAAGCACAGTGGAGAGTCCCAAGAGATCACAGCCTCAGTGAAGAGTGAGCAATTCGATTCGCCCACCTCAACTCCGGTACTGGAAAATGGAGTGACTTTGGATCTGAGAGGGTTGCAACCTAACAGGCAGTGTGTGAAACAGGAGAGTCCTTACAGTACGCTGTTCTTGAGTAAAGAACGTG GTTCCAGCCAAAGCATTCCTAGCCTGATTACCAGCATTGCGCCAAGGATAATCAAATCTGAAATGAATGGGCACCATCGACCAATGAACTTCAACGAGGGGCTGCATCATCCATTCAGCCTCCAGGTCCCTGCTGCTCCTCCATCTCTGGTGAGCCCAGGAATCACCTCTCTGCTTGGGCCACCTCAACTTCGACGGACCCCGAAGCAACACAACTGCCATGCGTGTGGAAAGAACTTCTCCTCAGCCAGCGCTCTACAGATCCATGAGCGGacccacacaggggagaaacctttCGGTTGCTCCATCTGTGGCAGGGCATTCACAACTAAAGGAAACCTGAAG GTACACATGGGCACTCATATGTGGAACAACGCACCAGCCAGAAGAGGCAGGCGTCTGTCGGTGGAGAACCCCTTGGCCTTGCTGGGTGGGGAAGCTGCCATGAAGTTCGGAGAGATGTTTCAGAAGGACCTGACGGAACGGGCCATGAACGTGGATCCAGGGTTCTGGAACCGCTACGCATCAGCTATAACCAACGGCCTAGCCATGAAGAAGAATGAGATCTCAGTGATCCAGAATGGGGGGATTCTACAGCTTTATCCCATGACGGCAGGCATGGACAGAGTCAGCACTGGGGGTAGCCCACCAATGACCAGTCTTGGAAAGACAGCCATGGACCTTGGAATTAACCGACCCGACACTTTTCTATGTTAA